The Canis lupus dingo isolate Sandy chromosome 11, ASM325472v2, whole genome shotgun sequence genome includes a region encoding these proteins:
- the ABITRAM gene encoding protein Abitram, which yields MATEPAAAEPAVPSLVDRYFTRWYKADVKGKPCEDHCILQHSNRICVITLAESHPVLQSGKTIKSISYQISTNCSRLQNKVSGKFKRGAQFLTELAPLCKIYCSDGEEYTISSCVRGRLMEVNENILHKPSILQEKPSTEGYIAVVLPKFEESKSITEGLLTQKQYEEVVVKRINATTAPS from the exons ATGGCCACCGAGCCCGCGGCCGCGGAACCCGCCGTGCCGTCGCTCGTGGATCGTTACTTCACTCGCTGGTACAAAGCCG ATGTCAAAGGCAAACCCTGTGAGGACCACTGTATACTACAGCACTCCAACCG AATATGTGTCATCACATTAGCAGAATCTCATCCAGTTCTTCAAAGTGGGAAAACAATCAAAAGCATCTCCTATCAAATCAGTACTAACTGTAGCCGACTCCAGAACAAGGTCTCTGGGAAATTTAAGCGG GGGGCACAGTTTCTAACAGAGCTTGCACCTCTGTGTAAGATTTACTGCTCAGATGGAGAAGAATACACCATATCTAG ctgTGTTAGAGGACGGTTGATGGAAGTGAATGAAAACATTCTCCATAAGCCATCTATTCTTCAAGAGAAG CCATCGACTGAAGGCTACATTGCGGTTGTATTGCCCAAATTTGAAGAAAGTAAAAGCATAACAGAAGGGTTACTGACACAGAAACAGTATGAAGAAGTCGTGGTGAAGCGCATTAATGCCACAACGGCTCCATCATGA